The Garra rufa chromosome 8, GarRuf1.0, whole genome shotgun sequence genome has a segment encoding these proteins:
- the ppp1r1c gene encoding protein phosphatase 1 regulatory subunit 1C: protein MEPNSPKKIQFAVPLFQSQLDPQAAEHIRKRRPTPATLVIYNEPSASGDDKQTSSNQTEAQSAQLSPAQRKQSVYTPPTMRVRSKV, encoded by the exons ATGGAGCCCAACAGCCCTAAGAAAATTCAGTTTGCCGTTCCACTCTTCCAGAGCCAGTTGGATCCCCAGGCGGCCGAGCAC atTCGCAAACGCAGACCTACTCCAGCCACATTGGTCATCTACAATGAACCTAGTGCATCAG GAGATGACAAGCAGACTTCAAGCAATCAAACAGAG GCCCAGAGTGCCCAGCTGTCTCCAGCCCAGAGGAAACAGAGTGTCTACACACCACCAACTATGAGAG TGAGGTCCAAAGTCTGA